Proteins encoded together in one Centropristis striata isolate RG_2023a ecotype Rhode Island chromosome 6, C.striata_1.0, whole genome shotgun sequence window:
- the LOC131972622 gene encoding E3 ubiquitin-protein ligase TRIM21-like, whose product MKLKVGVNDSRAALETSLSVSLQRNFQLNPAGFSQQQQQNLCQTLSVDMSAAASCLLTEDQFLCSICLDVFTDPVSTRCGHNFCKTCITEHWDKHVTYQCPNCKEVFDSRPQLRVNTFISEMAAQFRQSAQKRVSSSEQQVSKPGEVPCDVCTGTKLKALKSCLVCLESYCETHLQPHLTKSGLKRHQLINPVEDLEDRMCPKHDILLELFCQTDQTCVCMLCTISDHKTHDVVPLKEEYEGKKAELGETEAEIQQMIQKRRLKIEEMKHSVALSKEAAHRETADGVQVFTALKESVERSQAELIDTIKEKQRKTEKQAEGFIKELEQEISELKKRSTEVEQLSQSEDHLHLLQSCSSLNAAPPTKDWTEVSIHPPSYEGTVRRAVSQLEETLSQQMKKLFAEADLKRAHKSAVDLTLDPDTANPKLILSDDGKQVSCGYVWKKLPDNPERFDYCPGVLGKQSLSSGSFYYEVQVKGKPDWDLGVARESINRKGLVTMSPQNGYWTIWLRNENEYDACVGPLVRLSLKSRPEKVGVFVDYEEGLVSFYDVDAAALIYSFTGCCFTEKLYPYFSPCINNAAKNSAPLIISPVNHTE is encoded by the exons ATGAAACTGAAAGTTGGTGTGAACGACAGCAGAGCTGCACTCGAGAcaagtctctctgtttctctccaaaGAAACTTTCAACTGAATCCAGCAGGTTTTtctcaacaacagcagcagaatctGTGTCAAACACTG AGTGTAGATatgtctgctgctgccagctgtctgctgactgaagatcagtttctgtgctccatctgtctggatgtgTTCACTGATCCAGTCAGCACACGATGTGGACACAACTTCTGCAAAACTTGCATCACTGAACACTGGGATAAACATGTCACCTATCAGTGTCCCAACTGTAAAGAGGTTTTTGATTCAAGACCTCAACTGCGGGTCAATACTTTCATCTCTGAGATGGCTGCTCAGTTTAGACAGTCAGCTCAAAAGAGAGTCAGCAGCTCAGAGCAGCAAGTTTCCAAACCAGGAGAAGTTCCCTGTGACGTCTGCACTGGAACCAAACTGAAGGCCCTGAAGTCCTGCCTGGTGTGTCTGGAGTCCTACTGTGAGACTCACCTGCAGCCTCATCTGACAAAGTCAGGCCTGAAAAGACATCAGCTGATCAACCCTGTGGAGGACCTGGAAGACAGGATGTGTCCGAAGCACGATATACTGCTGGAGCTGTTCTGTCAGACCGACCAGACGTGTGTCTGCATGCTCTGCACAATTTCGGACCACAAGACTCATGATGTTGTTCCTCTGAAAGAAGAATATGAAGGAAAGAAGGCCGAGCTGGGGGAGACAGAGGCTGAAATtcagcagatgatccagaagagACGACTGAAGATTGAGGAGATGAAACACTCAGTGGCGCTCAGTAAGGAAGctgcacacagagagacagcagatgGTGTTCAGGTCTTCACCGCTCTGAAGGAGTCTGTTGAGAGAAGCCAGGCCGAGCTCATCGACACCatcaaagagaagcagagaaagacagagaaacaggctgaagGCTTCATCAAAGAGCTGGAACAGGAAATCTCTGAGCTGAAGAAGAGAAGCACTGAGGTGGAGCAACTCTCACAGTCTGaagaccacctccacctcctccaaagCTGCAGCTCCCTGAACGCTGCTCCACCCACCAAAGACTGGACAGAAGTCAGCATCCATCCACCTTCGTATGAGGGGACTGTGAGGAGAGCTGTGAGTCAGCTGGAGGAGACGCTCAGTCAACAGATGAAGAAGCTGTTTGCTGAGGCTGACCTGAAGAGGGCCCATAAGTCTGCAGTAGATCTGACACTTGATCCTGATACAGCAAATCCAAAACTCATCCTGTCTGATGATGGAAAACAAGTTAGCTGTGGTTATGTATGGAAGAAACTCCCAGACAACCCAGAGAGATTTGATTATTGTCCTGGTGTCTTAGGAAAGCAGAGTCTCTCTTCAGGAAGTTTTTACTACGAGGTTCAGGTTAAAGGGAAGCCTGACTGGGATTTAGGAGTGGCCAGAGAGTCGATTAACAGGAAGGGACTCGTCACAATGTCACCTCAGAATGGTTACTGGACGATATGGTTAAGGAACGAGAATGAGTATGATGCTTGCGTTGGCCCTTTAGTCCGTCTCTCTCTGAAGTCTCGGCCTGAGAAGGTGGGGGTGTTTGTGGATTATGAGGAGGGTCTCGTCTCCTTTTATGACGTTGATGCTGCAGCTCTTATCTACTCCTTTACTGGCTGCTGCTTCACTGAGAAACTCTACCCATACTTCAGTCCTTGTATTAACAATGCTGCTAAAAACTCTGCCCCTCTGATCATCTCTCCTGTCAATCACACTGAGTAG
- the LOC131973464 gene encoding E3 ubiquitin-protein ligase TRIM39-like has product MSAAASCLLTEDQCLCSICLDVFTDPVTIPCGHNFCKTCITKHWDVNVPYHCPNCKKVFYTRPELQVNTFISEVAAQFRHSEQHVSKPGEVPCEICTGTKLKALKSCLVCLESYCETHLQPHLTKSGLKRHQLIDPVEDLEGRMCPKHDKLLELFCKTDQMCICMLCTISDHKTHDVVPLKEEYEGKKAELGETYAEIQEMIQKRRLKIEEIKHSVELSKEDADRETAEGVQVFTVLKESVERSQAELIDTIKEKQRKTEKQAEGFIKELEQEISELKKRSTEVEQLSQSKDHLHLLQSCTSLNAAPPTRDWTKVSIRPLSYDGTVVRAVSQLEETLSKQMNKLFEAELKRVQQSAVDLTLDPDTAHPQLILSDDGKQVNDSEVKKNVPDNPERFDCCVSVLAKQSFSSGRFYYEVQVKGKTDWTLGVARESINRKGSITLSPQNGYWMILLRNENKYKACAGPSVRLSLKFRPEKVGVFVDYEEGLVSFYDIDAAALIYTFTGCCFTEKLYPYFCPMLKNAGKNSAPLIISPVNHTE; this is encoded by the exons atgtctgctgctgccagctgtCTGCTGACTGAAGATCAGTGTCTGtgctccatctgtctggatgtgTTCACCGATCCAGTCACCATACCATGTGGACACAACTTCTGCAAAACCTGCATCACTAAACACTGGGATGTTAATGTCCCATATCATTGTCCCAACTGTAAAAAGGTTTTCTACACAAGACCTGAGCTGCAGGTGAACACTTTCATCTCTGAGGTGGCTGCTCAGTTCAGACA ctcagagcaaCACGTTTCTAAACCAGGAGAAGTTCCCTGTGAGATCTGCACTGGAACCAAACTGAAGGCCCTGAAGTCCTGCCTGGTGTGTCTGGAGTCCTACTGTGAGACTCACCTGCAGCCTCATCTGACAAAGTCAGGCCTGAAAAGACATCAGCTGATCGACCCTGTGGAGGACCTGGAAGGCAGGATGTGTCCGAAGCACGATAAACTGCTGGAGCTGTTCTGTAAGACCGACCAGATGTGTATCTGCATGCTCTGCACAATTTCAGACCACAAGACTCATGATGTTGTTCCTCTTAAAGAAGAATATGAAGGAAAGAAGGCCGAGCTGGGGGAGACATATGCGGAAATCCAGGAGATGATCCAGAAGAGACGACTGAAGATTGAGGAGATCAAACACTCAGTGGAGCTCAGTAAGGaagatgcagacagagagacagcagaagGTGTTCAGGTCTTCACCGTTCTGAAGGAGTCTGTTGAGAGAAGCCAGGCCGAGCTCATCGACACGatcaaagagaagcagagaaagacagagaaacaggctgaagGCTTCATCAAAGAGCTGGAACAGGAAATCTCTGAGCTGAAGAAGAGAAGCACTGAGGTGGAGCAGCTCTCACAGTCTAaagaccacctccacctcctccaaagCTGCACCTCCCTGAACGCTGCTCCACCCACCAGAGACTGGACAAAAGTCAGCATCCGTCCACTTTCATATGACGGGACTGTGGTGAGAGCTGTGAGTCAGCTGGAGGAAACACTCAGTAAACAGATGAATAAGCTGTTTGAGGCTGAGCTGAAGAGGGTCCAGCAGTCTGCAGTGGATCTGACACTCGATCCTGATACAGCACATCCCCAACTCATCCTGTCTGATGATGGGAAACAAGTTAACGATAGTGAAGTGAAGAAGAATGTCCCAGACAACCCAGAGAGATTTGAttgttgtgtctctgtcttAGCAAAGCAGAGTTTCTCTTCAGGAAGATTTTACTACGAGGTTCAGGTTAAAGGGAAGACTGACTGGACTTTAGGAGTGGCCAGAGAGTCGATCAACAGGAAGGGAAGCATCACACTGTCACCTCAGAATGGTTACTGGATGATATTGTTGAGGAATGAAAATAAGTACAAAGCTTGTGCTGGCCCTTCAGTCCGTCTCTCTCTGAAGTTTCGGCCTGAGAAGGTGGGGGTGTTTGTGGATTATGAGGAGGGTCTGGTCTccttttatgacattgatgctGCAGCTCTTATCTACACCTTTACTGGCTGCTGCTTCACTGAAAAACTCTACCCATACTTCTGTCCAATGCTCAAAAATGCTGGTAAAAACTCTGCCCCTCTGATCATCTCTCCTGTCAATCACACTGAGTAG
- the LOC131973697 gene encoding E3 ubiquitin-protein ligase TRIM21-like, translating to MSAAASCLLTEDQFLCSICLDVFTDPVSTPCGHNFCKTCITIHWDKHVTYQCPNCKEVFDSRPQLRVNTFISEVAAHSSEQQVSKPGEVPCDVCTGTKLKALKSCLVCLESYCETHLQPHLTKSGLKRHQLIDPVEDLEGRMCPKHDKLLELFCKADQRCVCMLCAVLDHKTHNVVPLKEEYEGKKAKLGQTDAEIQQMIQKRRLKIEEMKHSVALNKEAAHRETADGIQVFTALKESVERSQAELIDTIKEKQRKTEKQAEGFIKELEQEISELKKRSTEVEQLSQSEDHLHLLQSCTSLNAAPPTKDWTGVSVHPPSYDGTVVRAVSQLEETLSKQMKKLLAEAELKRVQQSAVDLTLDPDTANPWLILSDDGKQVSFGDVKKNLPDNPERFDYCASVLAKQSFSSGRFYFEVQVKGKTDWDFGVARESINRKGSITLGIQNGYWTILLRNEKEYGACTEHLVHLSLKSRPEKVGVFVDYEEGLVSFYDVDAAALIYSFTGCCFTDKLYPYFSPMLNDDSKNSAPLVISPVNHTE from the exons atgtctgctgctgccagctgtctgctgactgaagatcagtttctgtgctccatctgtctggatgtgTTCACTGATCCAGTCAGCACACCATGTGGACACAACTTCTGCAAAACCTGCATCACTATACACTGGGATAAACATGTCACCTATCAGTGTCCCAACTGTAAAGAGGTTTTTGATTCAAGACCTCAACTGCGGGTCAATACTTTTATCTCTGAGGTGGCTGCTCA cagctcagagcagcAAGTTTCTAAACCAGGAGAAGTTCCCTGTGACGTCTGCACTGGAACCAAACTGAAGGCCCTGAAGTCCTGCCTGGTGTGTCTGGAGTCCTACTGTGAGACTCACCTGCAGCCTCATCTAACAAAGTCAGGCCTGAAAAGACATCAGCTGATCGACCCTGTGGAGGACCTGGAAGGCAGGATGTGTCCGAAGCACGATAAACTGCTGGAGCTGTTCTGTAAGGCCGACCAGAGGTGTGTCTGCATGCTCTGCGCCGTTTTAGACCACAAGACTCACAATGTTGTTCCCCTGAAAGAAGAATATGAAGGAAAGAAGGCCAAACTGGGGCAGACAGATGCTGAGATtcagcagatgatccagaagagACGACTGAAGATTGAGGAGATGAAACACTCAGTGGCGCTCAATAAGGAAGctgcacacagagagacagcagatgGTATTCAGGTCTTCACCGCTCTGAAGGAGTCTGTTGAGAGAAGCCAGGCTGAGCTCATCGACACCatcaaagagaagcagagaaagacagagaaacaggctgaagGCTTCATCAAAGAGCTGGAACAGGAAATCTCTGAGCTGAAGAAGAGAAGCACTGAGGTGGAGCAGCTCTCACAGTCTGaagaccacctccacctcctccaaagCTGCACCTCCCTGAACGCTGCTCCACCCACCAAAGACTGGACAGGAGTCAGCGTCCATCCACCTTCATATGACGGGACTGTGGTGAGAGCTGTGAGTCAGCTGGAGGAGACGCTCAGTAAACAGATGAAGAAGCTGCTTGCTGAGGCTGAGCTGAAGAGGGTCCAGCAGTCTGCAGTGGATCTGACACTCGATCCTGATACAGCAAATCCATGGCTCATCCTGTCTGATGATGGAAAACAAGTTAGCTTTGGTGATGTAAAGAAGAATCTCCCAGACAACCCAGAGAGATTTGATTATTGCGCCTCTGTCTTAGCAAAGCAGAGTTTCTCTTCAGGAAGATTTTACTTCGAGGTTCAGGTTAAAGGGAAGACTGACTGGGATTTTGGAGTGGCCAGAGAGTCGATCAACAGGAAGGGAAGCATCACACTGGGCATTCAGAATGGTTACTGGACGATATTGTTGAGGAATGAAAAGGAGTATGGTGCTTGTACTGAGCATTTAGTCCATCTCTCTCTGAAGTCTCGGCCTGAGAAGGTGGGGGTGTTTGTGGATTATGAGGAGGGTCTGGTCTCCTTTTATGATGTTGATGCTGCAGCTCTTATCTACTCCTTTACTGGCTGCTGCTTCACTGACAAACTCTACCCATACTTCAGTCCAATGCTCAATGATGACAGTAAAAATTCTGCCCCTCTGGTCATCTCTCCTGTCAATCACACTGAGTAG